In Candidatus Polarisedimenticolaceae bacterium, a genomic segment contains:
- a CDS encoding response regulator transcription factor: protein MREQATKPSGPSASKSTRILVVEDHPLVRRGIIEMLAHEADLSVCGEATTGAEAVALFKSEHPDLVIADLTLREGNGIELIRDIRGLGSRVPILVLSMREETMFAERVIRAGAQGYVAKSAPSERLISAIRQVLRGELALSPHVTERLVRRAAGLHAVTSPTPVPTVLSDRELEIFEMFGRGFTASEIARRLHISAKTVQAHRENIKAKLELATSTALTRYATLWADGDRAAIERSTAPAPPPGAHRRVTDR, encoded by the coding sequence ATGAGAGAACAAGCCACGAAGCCCTCGGGTCCCTCCGCGAGCAAATCGACGCGCATCCTCGTCGTCGAAGATCATCCCCTCGTCAGGAGAGGCATCATCGAAATGCTCGCGCACGAGGCCGACCTCTCCGTGTGCGGCGAGGCCACGACCGGCGCCGAGGCGGTCGCTCTCTTCAAGTCCGAGCACCCCGATCTGGTCATCGCGGATCTCACGCTTCGCGAAGGGAACGGGATCGAGCTGATTCGCGACATCCGCGGCCTCGGAAGCCGCGTGCCGATCCTGGTCCTCTCGATGCGCGAGGAAACGATGTTCGCGGAGCGGGTCATCCGCGCGGGCGCGCAAGGCTACGTCGCGAAGAGCGCGCCTTCCGAGCGGCTCATCAGCGCGATTCGCCAGGTGCTGCGCGGCGAGCTGGCGCTCTCGCCGCACGTGACCGAGCGGCTCGTCCGCCGTGCGGCGGGCCTCCACGCCGTGACGTCACCGACGCCCGTTCCGACCGTTCTCTCCGACCGCGAGCTCGAGATCTTCGAGATGTTCGGCCGCGGCTTCACCGCCTCCGAGATCGCGCGGCGCCTCCACATCAGCGCCAAGACGGTCCAGGCCCACCGCGAGAACATCAAGGCGAAGCTCGAGCTGGCGACGTCGACCGCGCTCACGCGCTACGCGACCCTCTGGGCCGACGGCGACCGCGCGGCGATCGAGCGCAGTACCGCGCCCGCGCCTCCGCCGGGCGCACACCGGCGCGTCACCGACCGATAG
- a CDS encoding cytochrome b/b6 domain-containing protein has protein sequence MTGRHIRRFDKAQRATHLAMMVSFLGLAFTGSPLLFHDAPWAARLARLLGGLPVAGRLHRFFAVVLILVFAVHVGRIVRRLFIDRDLGVLWGPSSMVPQPRDLRELSQHVRWFVGRGPRPRFDHFTYWEKFDYWAVFWGMFIIGGSGLLLWFPAFFAHVLPGWVYNVALLIHGEEALLAVAFIFTIHFFNGHLRPDKFPMDTVIFTGTVDEDEFRKERPDEYERLVREGGLDALTVPPPKARVVRRGRIVGTIAVLFGLMLFCLIIHAVVHHP, from the coding sequence ATGACCGGCCGCCACATCCGGCGGTTCGATAAGGCTCAGCGCGCGACGCACCTCGCGATGATGGTGAGCTTCCTCGGGCTCGCCTTCACCGGGAGCCCGCTCCTCTTCCACGACGCGCCTTGGGCGGCTCGGCTCGCGCGGCTGCTCGGGGGTCTTCCGGTGGCGGGCCGCCTCCACCGGTTCTTCGCGGTCGTGCTGATCCTCGTCTTCGCGGTCCATGTGGGACGGATCGTCCGCCGGCTCTTCATCGACCGCGATCTCGGGGTGCTGTGGGGGCCATCGTCGATGGTCCCGCAGCCGCGCGATCTCCGCGAGCTGTCGCAGCACGTCCGCTGGTTCGTCGGCCGTGGCCCGCGTCCCCGCTTCGATCATTTCACCTACTGGGAAAAGTTCGACTACTGGGCGGTGTTCTGGGGGATGTTCATCATCGGGGGGTCGGGGCTGCTCCTCTGGTTCCCGGCGTTCTTCGCGCATGTCCTCCCGGGGTGGGTCTACAACGTCGCCCTTCTGATTCACGGCGAGGAAGCGCTCCTCGCCGTGGCGTTCATCTTCACGATCCATTTCTTCAACGGCCACTTGAGGCCCGACAAATTCCCCATGGACACGGTGATTTTCACCGGCACCGTGGACGAGGACGAGTTCCGGAAGGAGCGTCCCGACGAGTACGAGCGCCTGGTCCGCGAGGGGGGGCTCGACGCCCTGACCGTCCCGCCCCCGAAGGCGCGGGTCGTCCGTCGCGGACGGATCGTCGGCACGATCGCGGTCCTGTTCGGATTGATGCTGTTCTGCCTTATCATCCACGCCGTGGTCCATCATCCATGA
- a CDS encoding 4'-phosphopantetheinyl transferase superfamily protein, whose amino-acid sequence MSTSGFDSPWRDVVVRFVRSACYEDPALALRAASLLSAEERQLLTRLEPDASRLDYLAAHALVRSMIAEMTGCPGEQLQIRTSKDGRSEALLPGAPRGIGFSLSHADGIALCAVASGCSVGADVESERNVGLDPRGFAQVFCTRVELDEISALPAVLRTERLLEIWTFKEAMARATRPRFGVVGSEPHIATVRLLPHHLATIAVVGAPPGHLVAVKFEEYRPG is encoded by the coding sequence ATGAGTACGAGCGGCTTCGATTCCCCTTGGCGCGACGTCGTCGTCCGGTTCGTCCGGAGCGCGTGCTACGAGGATCCGGCGCTCGCGCTGCGTGCGGCTTCGTTGCTGAGCGCCGAGGAGCGTCAGCTCCTGACACGTCTCGAGCCCGACGCCTCGCGCCTCGACTACCTCGCCGCGCACGCACTCGTCCGCTCCATGATCGCCGAGATGACCGGCTGCCCCGGCGAGCAACTCCAGATCCGCACGAGCAAGGACGGGCGCTCCGAGGCGCTCCTGCCCGGCGCCCCGCGCGGCATCGGCTTTTCGCTGTCTCACGCCGACGGGATCGCGCTCTGCGCAGTCGCGTCGGGTTGCTCGGTCGGCGCCGACGTCGAGAGCGAGCGCAACGTCGGGCTCGACCCACGCGGCTTCGCGCAGGTGTTCTGCACGCGCGTCGAGCTGGACGAGATCTCGGCGCTCCCGGCCGTCCTACGGACCGAGCGCCTCCTCGAGATCTGGACGTTCAAGGAGGCGATGGCGCGGGCGACGCGGCCGCGATTCGGTGTCGTCGGCTCCGAGCCGCACATCGCGACCGTGCGGCTGCTTCCCCACCACCTGGCGACGATCGCCGTCGTCGGCGCGCCTCCCGGCCACCTCGTCGCGGTGAAGTTCGAGGAATACCGGCCGGGCTAG
- a CDS encoding tetratricopeptide repeat protein, whose amino-acid sequence MRRAVAIALLLALGACGKSEAPAPPPAKTAVAEAKYVGGEACRSCHAEIWSTFAKTGMGRSWYPMAGAPVIEDWTKHNSFTVPSTGLHYTMTRRDGKFWVKQSIADGKGGQTAIDERELVWAVGSANHSRQYLLVQDGKLFQAPVCWHTTDPVWDLCPGYEYNNFYFARDTGPQCVSCHNDPMKLVAGTHNQFEDPIPHGISCERCHGPGSAHVAKWDQGATPTGQPDPTIVDPRRLTPSLRMQVCFRCHLGDAKASERVSRYQAALEDWRPGTPITTAIIPYRYVEKTVHDFGLSGQADRMFLSRCFTESGGKMECLTCHNPHKTIFRDDRPADFFNAKCLGCHDASACKAPAAARQKTKPKDDCVSCHMRKGEPDDQRHVLYTDHFIRARIDQPEQARTRFDLELFPELPVDLPAPESAFYAGRAISLRAKMAPREVRPAMYPQAEAKLREAMSLGFAQADGPYFLGLALQDQGKHGEAAQQFAAAYAKNPADFDIAFAYGQSLLRANRVPEAEPVFTTLARDNPTAAGPLAELARIKTMSNDFAGALALFQKAIVLEPWNPALHANAANMLSALEHHPEAIAEAENAVRLDPEGARTWNAYAMLLGRAGRGADAEVAQRRARELSKAPGLRLSDVADKTIGR is encoded by the coding sequence ATGAGACGCGCGGTCGCGATCGCCCTCCTCCTGGCTCTGGGCGCGTGCGGGAAGAGCGAGGCCCCGGCCCCGCCGCCGGCGAAGACCGCCGTCGCCGAGGCGAAGTACGTCGGCGGCGAGGCCTGCCGGTCGTGCCACGCCGAGATCTGGTCGACCTTCGCGAAGACCGGGATGGGTCGCTCGTGGTACCCGATGGCGGGCGCCCCCGTCATCGAGGACTGGACGAAGCACAACTCGTTCACGGTCCCGTCGACCGGCCTCCACTACACGATGACGCGCCGCGACGGGAAGTTCTGGGTCAAGCAATCGATCGCGGACGGCAAGGGCGGTCAGACGGCGATCGACGAGCGCGAGCTCGTCTGGGCGGTCGGCTCCGCGAACCACAGCCGCCAGTACCTCCTCGTCCAGGACGGCAAGCTCTTCCAGGCCCCCGTGTGCTGGCACACGACGGATCCGGTGTGGGACCTCTGCCCCGGATACGAGTACAACAACTTCTACTTCGCGCGCGACACCGGTCCGCAGTGCGTCTCCTGCCACAACGATCCGATGAAGCTCGTCGCCGGCACGCACAACCAGTTCGAGGACCCGATCCCGCACGGGATCAGCTGCGAGCGGTGTCACGGCCCCGGGAGCGCGCACGTCGCGAAGTGGGATCAGGGCGCGACCCCCACGGGCCAGCCCGACCCGACGATCGTCGACCCACGGCGCCTGACGCCGTCACTCCGGATGCAGGTCTGCTTCCGTTGCCACCTCGGGGACGCGAAGGCGTCCGAGCGCGTCTCGCGTTATCAGGCCGCGCTCGAGGATTGGCGGCCGGGCACCCCGATCACGACCGCGATCATCCCGTACCGCTACGTCGAGAAGACCGTCCACGACTTCGGCCTGTCGGGGCAGGCCGACCGGATGTTCCTCTCGCGCTGCTTCACCGAGAGCGGCGGCAAGATGGAATGCCTGACCTGCCACAACCCTCATAAGACGATCTTCCGCGACGACCGTCCGGCGGATTTCTTCAACGCGAAGTGCCTCGGTTGCCACGACGCCTCGGCGTGCAAGGCGCCCGCCGCGGCACGGCAGAAGACGAAGCCGAAGGACGACTGCGTCTCGTGCCACATGAGGAAGGGCGAGCCCGACGATCAGCGCCACGTTCTCTACACCGACCATTTCATCCGTGCGCGGATCGACCAGCCCGAGCAGGCGCGCACGCGGTTCGACCTCGAGCTTTTCCCCGAGCTGCCCGTCGATCTTCCGGCGCCCGAGAGCGCGTTCTACGCCGGCCGCGCGATCTCGCTCCGGGCGAAGATGGCGCCGCGGGAGGTGCGTCCGGCCATGTACCCGCAGGCGGAAGCCAAGCTCAGGGAGGCGATGAGCCTCGGCTTCGCGCAGGCGGACGGACCGTACTTCCTCGGACTCGCCCTGCAAGATCAGGGGAAGCACGGCGAAGCCGCGCAGCAGTTCGCGGCGGCGTACGCGAAGAACCCCGCCGACTTCGACATCGCGTTCGCCTACGGGCAGTCGCTCCTGCGCGCGAATCGCGTCCCCGAAGCCGAGCCGGTCTTCACGACCCTCGCGCGCGACAACCCCACCGCGGCCGGGCCGCTCGCCGAGCTCGCTCGCATCAAGACGATGTCGAACGACTTCGCCGGAGCGCTCGCGCTCTTCCAGAAGGCGATCGTGCTCGAGCCGTGGAATCCCGCTCTCCACGCGAACGCGGCCAACATGCTCTCCGCGCTCGAGCATCACCCCGAGGCGATCGCCGAAGCGGAGAACGCGGTGCGCCTCGATCCCGAGGGCGCGCGCACCTGGAACGCCTACGCGATGCTGCTCGGGAGGGCCGGACGCGGCGCCGACGCGGAGGTCGCGCAGCGTCGCGCGCGCGAGCTGTCGAAGGCGCCGGGGCTGCGTCTGAGCGACGTCGCGGACAAGACTATCGGTCGGTGA
- a CDS encoding NapC/NirT family cytochrome c, producing the protein MTERHNPFTTFFHAITRNGISLAGAALTTASALLFLSLFTIESLGFEGGPYLGIVNFVVVPALFVLGLVLIPVGLAIQRRRTRNAAAHGQAPPRLPIVDLNVDRTRAMVVMFSGATMLNLVILAVATYKAVEVMDTTKFCGASCHSVMAPEYTTYQRSPHSRVACVSCHIGPGAGWFVKSKLSGSWQLISVNLKLYPKPIPTPVHNLRPARDTCEQCHWPTKFVGDRLRVITHYAEDEPNTETKTVVLLKVGGLQGRTSRGIHWHVDPGVRIRYRSDEKRETIGTIELTRSDGTVTTYAPKEDKGGEWRTMDCLDCHNRPSHIYRMPEAEIDRALAEGALDKSVPFLRREGLKAIKAEYASQDEARQKIAGTLEAFYGKEQPSVDRAKVDAAAHELGNIYATNVWPSMNIKWGTYPSHLGHTDSPGCFRCHDGEHADPGGRAIPQDCDLCHTVLAQDEPNPEVLKTLQP; encoded by the coding sequence ATGACGGAACGGCACAACCCGTTCACGACATTTTTCCACGCAATCACCCGGAACGGCATCAGTCTGGCCGGGGCGGCGCTGACGACCGCCTCCGCCCTCCTCTTCCTGTCGCTGTTCACGATCGAATCGCTCGGCTTCGAGGGCGGACCGTATCTCGGCATCGTCAACTTCGTCGTCGTTCCGGCGCTCTTCGTCCTCGGCCTCGTCCTGATCCCGGTGGGGCTCGCCATCCAGCGCCGGCGGACGCGCAATGCCGCCGCGCACGGCCAGGCGCCGCCGCGCCTCCCGATCGTCGACCTCAACGTCGATCGCACGCGCGCGATGGTCGTCATGTTCTCGGGCGCGACGATGCTCAACCTCGTCATCCTCGCGGTCGCCACCTACAAGGCCGTCGAGGTCATGGACACGACGAAGTTCTGCGGCGCCTCGTGCCATTCGGTCATGGCCCCCGAGTACACGACCTATCAGCGGTCCCCTCATTCGCGCGTCGCCTGCGTGAGCTGCCACATCGGCCCGGGCGCCGGCTGGTTCGTCAAGTCGAAGCTCTCGGGATCGTGGCAGCTCATCTCGGTGAACCTCAAGCTCTACCCGAAGCCGATCCCGACGCCGGTCCACAACCTGCGCCCGGCGCGCGACACGTGCGAGCAGTGCCATTGGCCCACGAAGTTCGTCGGCGACCGTCTCCGGGTCATCACGCACTACGCCGAGGACGAGCCGAACACCGAGACGAAGACGGTCGTCCTCCTCAAGGTGGGCGGGCTTCAGGGTCGCACGTCACGCGGCATCCACTGGCACGTCGACCCCGGCGTCCGGATCCGCTACCGGTCCGACGAGAAGCGCGAGACGATCGGCACGATCGAGTTGACGCGTTCGGACGGCACGGTCACGACCTATGCGCCGAAGGAGGACAAGGGCGGAGAGTGGCGGACGATGGATTGCCTCGACTGCCACAACCGCCCGAGCCACATCTACCGGATGCCGGAGGCCGAGATCGATCGGGCCTTGGCGGAGGGCGCGCTCGACAAGTCGGTCCCGTTCCTGCGGCGGGAAGGGCTGAAGGCCATCAAGGCCGAGTACGCCTCCCAGGACGAGGCGCGCCAGAAGATCGCCGGCACCCTCGAGGCGTTCTACGGGAAGGAGCAGCCCTCGGTCGATCGCGCCAAGGTCGACGCTGCGGCGCACGAGCTGGGAAACATCTACGCGACGAACGTCTGGCCCTCGATGAACATCAAGTGGGGGACGTACCCGAGCCACCTCGGCCACACGGACTCGCCGGGCTGCTTCCGATGCCATGACGGCGAGCACGCCGACCCGGGCGGCCGCGCGATTCCCCAAGACTGCGATCTCTGCCACACCGTCCTGGCGCAGGACGAGCCGAACCCCGAGGTCTTGAAGACCCTCCAGCCCTGA
- a CDS encoding PAS domain-containing protein: MAPRDASKRSRTRREGSGGPEVEHHKKSGAKNHKGARAFSSSSKEELQSLNEELLTVNHQLQTKLGELEQRNDDLDNLLQSTDLAAIFLDRNFCIKWFSPAMTPLLSLIPSDVGRPLSDFAQRFTDPDLLAEAEAVLRDLVPVSREIQTREGRWYLRRLLPYRTRADSINGIVITFTDVHALRNAERALKERNESLERRIAERTATLKVLQDVAGAANRASSLDEAIRMAIQLVCVHAQFDLGHAWRIDEATHTVLPLDVWYVAPGRDFSAFIDITMRTVLGPGDGIIRRTLALGEPQWMEDVHGQRFVRGSFEKFGIHSVATLPVIVEGKPIVVLEMFASSNLAIPGSTFLPSLKNVGIHIGHVIERQTLEKQVADQTDRERRSIGQELHDSVGQSLAGLAMMTRELISDPEAGSKRSSVPTINALHRGIEGAKIELRNVIRGMLPVEFDGNGLMNALLDLAETTETMHSIKCRFVSDEPDLVAIDDGFVGAQLYRIAQEAVRNAVTHGEATGIEIALRGRRRIELEVGDNGHGDWSKADTRGSGVRIMRYRADLIGGRIEVIAERGVGTRVLCIVPRGPHPAGGHGER, translated from the coding sequence TTGGCTCCGCGTGATGCATCCAAACGCTCCCGGACCCGGCGCGAGGGAAGCGGCGGCCCCGAGGTCGAGCACCACAAGAAATCGGGCGCCAAGAACCACAAAGGCGCGCGCGCGTTCTCCTCGTCGTCGAAGGAAGAACTGCAATCGCTCAACGAGGAGCTGCTCACCGTCAACCACCAGCTCCAGACGAAGCTCGGGGAGCTCGAGCAGCGGAACGACGACCTCGACAACCTTCTACAGAGCACCGATCTCGCCGCGATCTTCCTCGACCGCAACTTCTGCATCAAGTGGTTCTCCCCGGCGATGACACCGCTCCTCTCCCTCATCCCGTCGGACGTGGGCCGGCCGCTCTCCGACTTCGCGCAGCGGTTCACCGATCCCGACCTCCTCGCCGAGGCGGAAGCGGTCCTCCGCGATCTCGTCCCGGTCTCGCGCGAGATCCAGACGCGCGAGGGACGCTGGTACCTGCGGCGGCTCCTCCCTTACCGCACGCGCGCGGACAGCATCAACGGGATCGTCATCACCTTCACCGACGTCCACGCGCTCCGGAACGCGGAGCGGGCCTTGAAGGAGCGCAACGAGTCGCTCGAGCGGCGGATCGCCGAGCGCACCGCGACGCTCAAGGTCCTCCAGGACGTCGCGGGCGCGGCCAACCGGGCCTCGAGCCTGGACGAGGCGATCCGGATGGCGATCCAGCTCGTCTGCGTCCACGCGCAGTTCGATCTCGGCCACGCGTGGCGGATCGACGAGGCGACGCACACCGTCCTCCCGCTGGACGTCTGGTACGTTGCGCCGGGGCGCGACTTCAGCGCCTTCATCGACATCACGATGCGGACGGTCCTGGGCCCGGGGGACGGCATCATCCGCCGGACGCTGGCGCTCGGCGAGCCGCAGTGGATGGAGGACGTCCACGGCCAAAGGTTCGTCCGCGGTTCGTTCGAGAAGTTCGGGATCCACTCGGTCGCGACCTTGCCCGTCATCGTCGAGGGGAAGCCGATCGTCGTCCTCGAGATGTTCGCCTCGTCGAATCTCGCGATCCCGGGGAGCACCTTCCTCCCGTCGCTCAAGAACGTCGGCATCCACATCGGGCACGTCATCGAGCGGCAGACGCTCGAGAAGCAGGTCGCCGACCAGACCGATCGCGAGCGCCGGAGCATCGGCCAGGAGCTGCACGACTCGGTCGGCCAATCGCTCGCGGGGCTCGCCATGATGACGCGCGAGCTGATCTCCGATCCCGAGGCCGGCTCCAAGCGCTCGTCCGTGCCGACGATCAACGCCCTGCACCGCGGGATCGAGGGGGCGAAGATCGAGCTCCGGAACGTCATCCGCGGGATGCTGCCGGTCGAGTTCGACGGGAACGGGCTCATGAACGCGCTCCTCGACCTCGCCGAGACGACCGAGACGATGCACTCGATCAAGTGCCGCTTCGTCTCCGACGAGCCCGATCTCGTCGCGATCGACGACGGCTTCGTCGGTGCCCAGCTGTATCGCATCGCGCAAGAGGCGGTCCGCAACGCGGTGACGCACGGCGAGGCGACCGGGATCGAGATCGCGCTCCGCGGTCGGCGGCGGATCGAGCTCGAGGTCGGCGACAACGGCCACGGCGACTGGTCGAAGGCCGACACACGGGGGAGCGGCGTGCGCATCATGCGCTACCGCGCCGACCTGATCGGCGGACGCATCGAGGTCATCGCCGAGCGCGGCGTCGGGACACGCGTGCTCTGCATCGTTCCGCGCGGTCCTCATCCGGCCGGCGGACACGGCGAACGCTAG
- a CDS encoding cytochrome c3 family protein, which translates to MSVPLWRFAAVLTASVAAATLALAAPANDDCLACHDDAGITAGDGRSVTVSAKPFADSVHGPLSCIDCHADLAHADLPHPEKLAKVDCAVCHADPVSAYGKSVHAEARRNGNSVAATCIDCHGKHDIRPSTDPASPTYGLHLPATCGKCHGDPKVIAAGKIRIGDVVTTYHDSIHGKALEKSGLVVSAKCTDCHGNHEIRRKSDPGSGVFRANVPATCGKCHEGIRAQYASGVHGTKLAAGNPNVPVCSDCHTAHHIERTDADRWKLDVLAECGSCHAQSLKTYRDTFHGQVTSLGFARVASCADCHGAHAIFPKTDPRSTISGEHRVETCRKCHAGAGASFARYDPHADKRDADRNPPLYWTARFMQLLLGGVFVFFGLHTSLWFQRLLRGDPPPKPPKPLKPPKRKDAR; encoded by the coding sequence ATGAGCGTGCCTCTGTGGAGATTCGCGGCAGTCCTGACGGCCTCGGTCGCCGCCGCAACGCTCGCCCTCGCGGCGCCGGCGAACGACGATTGCCTCGCGTGCCACGACGACGCTGGGATCACCGCCGGCGACGGCCGATCGGTGACCGTCTCGGCGAAACCGTTCGCCGATTCCGTCCACGGACCCCTCTCCTGCATCGACTGTCACGCCGATCTCGCCCATGCGGACCTTCCGCATCCGGAGAAGCTCGCGAAAGTCGATTGCGCCGTCTGCCACGCGGATCCGGTCTCGGCGTACGGAAAGAGCGTCCACGCCGAGGCTCGGCGGAACGGGAACTCGGTGGCGGCGACGTGCATCGATTGCCACGGAAAACACGACATTCGCCCGTCCACCGACCCGGCGTCTCCCACGTACGGGCTCCACCTTCCCGCGACGTGCGGCAAGTGCCACGGCGATCCCAAGGTCATCGCCGCGGGGAAGATCCGGATCGGCGACGTCGTGACGACCTACCACGACAGCATCCACGGGAAGGCGCTCGAGAAGAGCGGCCTCGTCGTCTCCGCGAAGTGCACCGACTGTCACGGCAACCACGAGATCCGGCGAAAGTCGGATCCGGGAAGCGGCGTTTTTCGCGCCAACGTACCCGCGACCTGCGGGAAGTGTCACGAAGGCATCCGGGCGCAGTACGCGTCCGGGGTCCACGGGACGAAGCTCGCGGCCGGCAACCCGAACGTTCCCGTCTGCTCCGACTGCCACACCGCGCACCACATCGAGCGCACCGACGCCGACCGCTGGAAGCTCGACGTCCTCGCCGAGTGCGGCTCGTGCCACGCGCAGTCGCTCAAGACCTACCGCGACACCTTCCACGGCCAGGTGACGAGCCTCGGATTCGCGCGCGTCGCGAGCTGCGCCGACTGCCACGGCGCGCACGCGATCTTCCCGAAGACCGATCCGCGCTCGACGATCTCGGGCGAGCACCGCGTCGAGACGTGCCGGAAATGCCACGCGGGCGCCGGCGCGAGCTTCGCGCGCTATGACCCCCACGCGGACAAGCGCGACGCCGATCGCAATCCGCCTCTCTACTGGACCGCCCGTTTCATGCAGCTTCTGCTCGGCGGCGTCTTCGTGTTCTTCGGGCTCCACACGAGCCTCTGGTTCCAGCGGTTGCTCCGCGGGGACCCGCCGCCGAAGCCGCCGAAGCCGCTGAAGCCGCCGAAGCGGAAGGACGCACGATGA
- a CDS encoding ParB N-terminal domain-containing protein, with amino-acid sequence MATRKKKRTKAEARSRGLTPATLTSGNVPAAVDALRRQVDEDGGEVLATYKDPVGGRWQILAALPIDAVQPTPFQRDLSETHAARLANVIDQIDRFLDPIIAVKSPEVGYWTPNGNHRLAALRTIGAKAVVALLLPEAETAYRILALNTEKAHNVREKSLEVIRMARSLADLDPRAEKEFALEFEEPSLLTLGATYEKKGRFSGGAYAPMLKRVETFLASKLPAALAVRDERAAALLELDEAVVAAVAELKERGFVSPYLKAFVIARINPLRFQKGGDPKFDETVAKMLASAKKFDAAKIKADQVAAASGPPED; translated from the coding sequence ATGGCGACGAGGAAGAAGAAGCGCACCAAAGCGGAGGCGCGCTCGCGCGGGCTCACGCCCGCGACGCTGACCTCCGGGAACGTCCCCGCCGCCGTCGACGCCCTGCGCCGCCAGGTCGACGAGGACGGCGGCGAGGTGCTCGCCACGTACAAGGACCCGGTCGGCGGTCGGTGGCAGATCCTCGCCGCGCTCCCGATCGATGCCGTCCAGCCCACGCCGTTCCAGCGTGACCTCTCGGAGACGCACGCCGCACGCCTCGCGAACGTCATCGACCAGATCGACCGCTTCCTCGATCCGATCATCGCGGTGAAGAGTCCCGAAGTCGGCTACTGGACGCCGAACGGCAACCACCGCCTCGCCGCGCTGCGCACGATCGGCGCGAAGGCGGTCGTCGCGCTTCTCCTTCCCGAGGCCGAGACCGCTTACCGGATCCTCGCGCTCAACACCGAGAAGGCGCACAACGTGCGCGAGAAGTCGCTCGAGGTCATCCGGATGGCGCGCTCGCTCGCCGATCTCGACCCGCGCGCCGAGAAGGAGTTCGCGCTCGAGTTCGAGGAGCCGTCGCTCCTCACCCTGGGCGCAACCTACGAGAAGAAGGGCCGCTTCTCCGGCGGCGCCTACGCGCCGATGCTCAAGCGCGTCGAGACATTCCTCGCATCGAAGCTGCCCGCCGCCCTCGCCGTACGCGACGAGCGCGCGGCCGCTCTCCTGGAGCTCGACGAGGCCGTCGTCGCCGCCGTCGCCGAGCTCAAGGAGCGCGGCTTCGTCAGCCCGTACTTGAAAGCGTTCGTCATCGCCCGCATCAACCCGCTGCGCTTCCAGAAGGGCGGCGACCCGAAGTTCGACGAGACGGTCGCGAAGATGCTCGCGTCGGCGAAGAAGTTCGACGCGGCGAAGATCAAGGCCGACCAGGTCGCGGCGGCGTCGGGGCCGCCGGAGGACTAG
- a CDS encoding multiheme c-type cytochrome yields the protein MRHLLEDREHLIRLAALFLGAFLVFLLARAALVPKGFGDLGHYRSGALADVASRPVAFAGRGACTDCHDDSAAKLHDGKHAGVGCEACHGAQAAHAADPTSASASMPDTRELCPVCHARNAAKPKTFPQVDIKAHADGNACKDCHDPHHPDA from the coding sequence ATGAGACATCTCCTCGAGGACCGGGAGCATTTGATCCGGCTCGCCGCCCTGTTCTTGGGGGCGTTCCTCGTTTTCCTTCTCGCGCGCGCGGCGCTCGTCCCGAAGGGCTTCGGGGACCTCGGGCATTACCGCTCGGGAGCGCTGGCCGACGTCGCGTCACGCCCCGTCGCGTTCGCCGGACGCGGGGCGTGCACCGACTGTCACGACGATAGCGCCGCGAAGCTCCACGACGGGAAGCACGCCGGCGTGGGCTGCGAAGCGTGTCACGGCGCGCAGGCCGCGCACGCGGCGGATCCGACGTCGGCTTCCGCGTCCATGCCCGACACCCGCGAGCTCTGCCCGGTCTGCCACGCGCGGAACGCCGCGAAGCCGAAGACCTTCCCCCAGGTCGACATCAAGGCGCACGCGGACGGCAACGCGTGCAAGGACTGCCACGATCCGCACCATCCGGACGCGTAG